The genomic DNA GACGCGCTGGGCTTCCCGACCGAGTTCAACAACGTTCCGTCGATCCTCGCCAAGTGCGGGCCGTGGCGGCAGATGCGGCTGCCGAACCCAGCGTTCGTCAGCGACGACACCCAGATGACGCTGGCCCTCGCGCGCGGCATCCGTACCGCCATGGACCGCGGACTGCTCACCCCGCTGCGGCTGGTCCGGCCGGTACGCGAGGAGTTCGTCGATTGGTACCACTCGCCGGACAACAACCGCGCCCCCGGCCGCACCTGCATGAGCGCCTGCCGGCTGCTCGACGGTGACCGGCCCTGGCAGGAGGCCAGCCAGACCGGCTCCAAGGGCTGCGGCGCCAATATGCGGGTGGCGCCGGTCGGGCTCGTCCCGGGGCTGAGCGAGGAACAGCGCTCCGGCGCGGCGCAGTTGCAGGCCGCGCTCACCCACGGCCATCCCACGGCACTCGCCGCCTCCGACCTGATGGCGCGCGCGGTGTATCTGCTGGCGCAGGGTGCGGAGCCGACGGGACTGATCGGGCAGCTGCGGTCGTACGCGTACGAGAACAGCAGCCGCTACCTCACGCGCTGGCTCGGCGACCTGTGGCGGTACGCCGGTGACGACTCGGGCGAGAGCTACATCCAGCGTGGCTGGGACGAGTGCCTGACCGCACTGGCCCGCGTCCAGGACGCCCTGCGCGACCCGTCACCGGAGACCGACCCGTGCGAGGCGACCGGCGACGGCTGGATCGCAGAGGACGCCCTCGCCACGGCCCTGCACTGCTTCCTGCTCTTCCCCGACGAACCGGTCACCGCGCTGCGCCGGGCCGCCTGCACCCGCGGCGACTCGGACTCCATCGGCTGCCTGACCGGGGCGCTGGCCGGGGCGCACCTGGGAGCCGGGGCGTGGCCCAAGGAGTGGTCGGAGCGGATCGAGTACCGGAGCGATCTGCTGTCGCTGGGGGCACTCTGGGACTCTTGACCCATGCGTACGGAAACGATCCACCTCCATGAGGCCGGCCTCCCGGTCACGGACTTCGGCCCGGTCCTTGCCGAGGAGGCAGGCCCGCTGTTGTTCGCCACGGTCTCCGGGGCGCATCTGTACGGGTTTCCGTCCCGTGACTCGGACGTGGACCTGCGGGGGGTCCACCTCCTGCCCGCCGAGGATCTGGTGGGGCTGCGCGAGCCGGACGAGACGCGCTCGCGGATGTGGGACCGGGAAGGGGTCGAGATGGACCTCGTCACCCATGACCTGCGGAAGTTCGTCCGGTTGATGCTGAAGCCGAACGGCTATGTGCTGGAACAGCTGTTGTCGCCGCTGGTGGTGCACACGAGCGAGCCGCACGCGGAACTGGTCGCGCTGGCGCCCACGGTGGTGACGCGCAACCATGCGCACCACTACCGGGGCTTCGCCGGCACGCAGTGGCGGCTGTTCGGGCGGACCGGCGAACTGAAGCCGCTGCTCTACACGTTCCGGGCGCTGCTGACCGGCATTCATCTGATGCGCAGCGGTGAGGTGCTCGCGCATCTGCCGACGCTCCTGGGGGAGGTGGCGGCGCCCGCGTATCTGCCTGAGCTGATCGAGGCGAAGGCCGAGGCCGAACACGGTGGAGCGGGGGGCGTGGACGGCGCGGTGGTGTCCCGGGACGTCGAGGCGCTGCACCGGGTGCTGGACGAGGCGCAGGCGGAGTCGGGGCTGCCGGACGGGGCGGGCGGGTTCGACGCGCTGCACGAGTTCGTGGTGCGAGCGCGGCTGAGGGCGCTCGGGCTTCTGTCCTCGCGCTCCGAACGGGCTTGATCTCCGCATTGGCCGGGGCGGCCGGTCACCCTGTGCAGGGGAGCGACGCGGATGCCCGGCGGGTGCGGATCAGGAAGTCCTCCACCCGGGCCCGGTCCGGCTCCGGCGGGAGCGGGGAGCCC from Streptomyces sp. NBC_01707 includes the following:
- a CDS encoding DNA polymerase beta superfamily protein, with protein sequence MRTETIHLHEAGLPVTDFGPVLAEEAGPLLFATVSGAHLYGFPSRDSDVDLRGVHLLPAEDLVGLREPDETRSRMWDREGVEMDLVTHDLRKFVRLMLKPNGYVLEQLLSPLVVHTSEPHAELVALAPTVVTRNHAHHYRGFAGTQWRLFGRTGELKPLLYTFRALLTGIHLMRSGEVLAHLPTLLGEVAAPAYLPELIEAKAEAEHGGAGGVDGAVVSRDVEALHRVLDEAQAESGLPDGAGGFDALHEFVVRARLRALGLLSSRSERA
- a CDS encoding ADP-ribosylglycohydrolase family protein, with product MIVTRTITKQAATGALTGLALGDALGFPTEFNNVPSILAKCGPWRQMRLPNPAFVSDDTQMTLALARGIRTAMDRGLLTPLRLVRPVREEFVDWYHSPDNNRAPGRTCMSACRLLDGDRPWQEASQTGSKGCGANMRVAPVGLVPGLSEEQRSGAAQLQAALTHGHPTALAASDLMARAVYLLAQGAEPTGLIGQLRSYAYENSSRYLTRWLGDLWRYAGDDSGESYIQRGWDECLTALARVQDALRDPSPETDPCEATGDGWIAEDALATALHCFLLFPDEPVTALRRAACTRGDSDSIGCLTGALAGAHLGAGAWPKEWSERIEYRSDLLSLGALWDS